A genomic window from Gambusia affinis linkage group LG16, SWU_Gaff_1.0, whole genome shotgun sequence includes:
- the znf839 gene encoding uncharacterized protein znf839, which produces MADNEGDSGAIGTITVAEPPGTQSEPAVQPDPQPVEPLSVQPAVQILQPEEKGTTFLVAQCDQPAESAEPGSCADGSQPPSGVETCQVEQRMVVGAEFTDLANTTIIYVQPDGSLVEGSGLTVEEQQAVLQQLTKQQIVQVSDSEAVQLLQHSQLVKPAPVQKTALDPSQLQQVINQVTKSQNQVQVSQENLQHVKGQQKQLQLSPQNLKISPQNNASTQLKSVAQQVALQSNTLIQAEPTRIQIQAPSKQDLNSCVSLQQKTVAISHPQVKLSASAGLGNAQIIHLQPVVGQQGQQILLQQNPGEPQIQLVLQNATPVVGSLLPLVHKVTGPATITTASSSLGQKAALPAIRVAAASPVKDQPPPSSKPPAVPVTKTISIPLIKTQHNGTEPTATAAAAGKVPVKATPVIPMAPRQPSTLAVASRLPTATSPSVAKERDREKEEKKKAKKRERKALKVQTRSGRVSRPPKYKAKDYKFIKTEDLAESHQSDSDDYSDMSVEEEENAKRDGPGSSSPSSLSYSLKSRCHRCQTCDKAYIGPGGLNRHYKLNPTHGEPDLTGVTASSAPEPGQSRAEQKVEEAVTEEEEEEEEEEEEKQEEEEEEKPAAMTTNSGDNGLAAEGLTGLHYRGPGRPRGRGRGRGRGRGRGRGRGRGRGRSLGPPPKVSIGLVGRPGRRGRPPKLGVIPVTARQQAERRQQRLQELVEQCEDEELMDAVLPRLTKMLSLWELLLAKLDSKGSACSCFPDIYHEFESLHAQVRQTAQDYIVSPQAGAMPVEVRNIEVARSLGILDEVNKMKVLPGASPVSSGNNKNVRYMGNSKMLPPSKRFKMENSIADHQNGTEAPKTAAAPVASATQAASLVKSCSVSVSPLEISGGAKVLSASAEPTSSSSTIASPDPTPSLAAPPAGPTQEQKEGPPDQNQDVHIADAKVQDANMADSVVQDANMADATVQDVNMADAAVQEVHMADAAVQEVNMADAAVQEVNMADATVQEVNMADAAVQEVNGAEAAVQEVNMADAAVQEVNGAEAAVQEVNGADATVQMTQPDSALSSSATSTTDRKRAEPSTNPGPAPSPAQLPASAQPQPCDSSSQPKELQAGQEIYIQTEGLTVQLAEPGSDGIVIVNGPDGTTMHIQTPEGVPLEAVQALLGIEASDGDRPAQQTQD; this is translated from the exons ATGGCGGACAACGAGGGTGACAGCGGAGCTATTGGAACAATAACAGTGGCGGAGCCGCCGGGGACACAGTCTGAGCCCGCCGTTCAGCCAGACCCGCAGCCCGTGGAGCCTTTATCAGTCCAGCCTGCCGTCCAGATCTTACAGCCCGAAGAGAAAGGAACGACGTTCCTCGTCGCCCAGTGCGATCAGCCTGCAGAGAGCGCAGAGCCCGGGTCCTGTGCGGATGGCAGTCAGCCCCCGAGTGGAGTAGAAACCTGCCAGGTGGAGCAGCGCATGGTGGTGGGCGCAGAGTTTACCGACCTGGCCAACACCACCATCATCTACGTGCAGCCGGACGGCAGCCTGGTGGAGGGCTCCGGGCTGACGGTGGAGGAGCAGCAAGcggtgctgcagcagctcacCAAGCAGCAGATCGTGCAGGTCTCCGACTCCGAGGCCGTCCAGCTGCTCCAGCACAGCCAGTTGGTCAAACCGGCCCCGGTCCAGAAGACGGCTCTGGATCCGAgtcagctgcagcaggtcaTTAATCAGGTCACCAAGTCCCAGAACCAGGTCCAGGTGTCTCAGGAGAATCTGCAGCATGTGAAGGGTCAGCAGAAGCAGCTCCAGCTTTCCCCACAGAACCTAAAGATCAGCCCTCAGAATAATGCTTCCACCcagctgaaaagtgtggctcAACAGGTCGCTTTGCAGTCCAACACTTTAATCCAG gcAGAACCAACGAGAATCCAGATCCAAGCTCCTTCCAAACAGGACCTGAACTCTTGTGTGAGTCTGCAGCAGAAGACTGTGGCTATCAGCCACCCGCAGGTGAAGCTGTCTGCCAGCGCCGGCCTGGGCAACGCGCAGATCATCCACCTGCAGCCTGTGGTGGGTCAGCAGGGTCAGCAgatcctgctgcagcagaacccAGGAGAACCCCAGATCCAGTTGGTGCTGCAGAACGCCACTCCTGTGGTGGGCTCTCTGCTCCCCTTGGTCCACAAGGTGACTGGTCCGGCAACCATAACAACTGCCTCCTCCAGTCTGGGACAGAAAGCTGCCCTGCCTGCCATCAGAGTGGCAGCTGCCAGCCCGGTTAAAGACCAGCCCCCTCCCAGCAGCAAGCCCCCTGCTGTTCCCGTCACTAAAACCATCAGCATTCCTCTGATTAAGACGCAGCACAACGGGACGGAACCGACCGCCACCGCCGCCGCTGCTGGGAAAGTCCCAGTTAAAGCGACACCGGTCATCCCTATGGCTCCACGGCAACCATCCACCCTTGCCGTCGCCTCCAGGCTTCCCACGGCAACCTCACCCTCTGTCGCCAaggaaagagacagagaaaaagaggagaagaagaaagccaagaaaagagagaggaaagccCTGAAGGTCCAAACCCGATCGGGTCGGGTGTCTAGGCCACCCAAGTACAAAGCTAAAGACTACAAGTTCATCAAGACGGAGGACCTGGCGGAGAGCCACCAGTCCGACTCGGACGACTACTCTGACATGAgcgtggaggaggaggagaacgcCAAGCGGGACGGGCCGGGCTCCAGCAGCCCCTCGTCTCTCAGCTACAGCCTCAAGTCGCGCTGCCACCGCTGCCAGACCTGCGACAAGGCCTACATCGGCCCCGGTGGCCTGAACCGGCACTACAAGCTGAACCCCACCCACGGAGAGCCCGACCTCACCGGGGTCACAGCCAGCAGCGCACCAGAACCCGgccagagcagagcagagcagaaggTAGAGGAGGCTGtcactgaggaggaggaggaggaagaggaagaagaggaagaaaagcaagaggaggaagaggaggagaaaccTGCTGCCATGACAACAAACAGT GGAGACAACGGCCTGGCAGCTGAAGGACTCACCGGCCTCCATTACCGGGGCCCGGGTCGCCCCAGAGGgcgagggagaggaagagggcgAGGGAGgggcagaggaagaggaagaggcagGGGGCGAGGTCGATCTCTTGGACCTCCTCCTAAG GTGAGCATTGGTCTCGTGGGCAGACCTGGTCGTCGCGGGCGACCCCCAAAGCTCGGGGTCATTCCGGTAACGGCGCGGCAGCAGGCAGAGAGGAGACAGCAGCGGCTGCAGGAG CTGGTGGAGCAGTGTGAAGATGAAGAACTGATGGATGCTGTTCTTCCTCGTTTGACCAAAATGTTAAGTCTgtgggagctgctgctggcaaAG CTGGACTCCAAGGGGTCGGCGTGTAGCTGCTTCCCAGACATTTACCACGAGTTTGAATCTCTGCATGCCCAAGTCAGGCAGACTGCACAGGACTACATCGTAAGTCCTCAGGCTGGAGCCATGCCTGTGGAGGTCAGGAACATTGAG GTGGCCAGGTCTCTAGGGATCCTGGACGAGGTGAACAAGATGAAGGTGCTTCCTGGAGCGTCGCCTGTCTCTAGTGGGAACAATAAGAACGTCCGGTACATGGGG aactCCAAGATGTTGCCACCATCTAAAAGATTTAAGATGGAAAACAGCATTGCAGATCACCAGAACGGTACTGAAGCACCAAAAACAG ctgctgctccagtgGCCTCGGCAACCCAGGCAGCTTCTCTTGTCAAGTCGTGCTCCGTGTCTGTGTCTCCCCTGGAGATTTCAGGTGGAGCCAAAGTGCTGAGTGCCTCTGCTGAACCTACCTCCAG ctcctccaccatCGCCTCTCCTGACCCAACTCCCAGCCTGGCTGCACCTCCTGCTGGCCCCACGCAGGAGCAGAAGGAGGGGccaccggaccagaaccaggacgtACACATCGCTGATGCCAAGGTCCAGGACGCAAACATGGCTGACTCTGTGGTCCAGGACGCAAACATGGCTGACGCCACGGTCCAGGATGTAAACATGGCTGACGCCGCGGTCCAGGAAGTACACATGGCTGACGCCGCGGTCCAGGAAGTAAACATGGCTGACGCCGCGGTCCAGGAAGTAAACATGGCTGACGCCACGGTCCAGGAAGTAAACATGGCTGATGCCGCGGTCCAGGAAGTAAACGGGGCCGAAGCCGCGGTCCAGGAAGTAAACATGGCTGACGCCGCGGTCCAGGAAGTAAACGGGGCCGAAGCCGCGGTCCAGGAAGTAAACGGGGCCGATGCCACAGTCCAAATGACCCAACCAGACTCTGCTCTCAGTTCTAGTGCCACCAGCAccacagacagaaagagggCGGAGCCTAGCACCAACCCTGGCCCCGCCCCCAGCCCTGCCCAGCTGCCGGCCTCTGCTCAGCCCCAGCCCTGTGACTCCTCCTCCCAGCCCAAAGAGCTACAGGCGGGCCAGGAGATCTACATTCAGACGGAGGGGCTGACGGTGCAGCTGGCCGAGCCGGGGTCGGACGGGATCGTTATCGTCAACGGACCGGACGGAACCACCATGCACATCCAGACCCCAGAGGGAGTTCCCCTGGAGGCGGTGCAGGCCCTGCTGGGCATCGAGGCTTCAGACGGGGACAGACCGGCCCAACAGACCCAGGACTGA